One genomic segment of Vulgatibacter sp. includes these proteins:
- a CDS encoding DUF4403 family protein yields MRRSVWNIGALALALLFAAGCTQSVPPPPSPPPPSTTAPPALPVSLVDVPIDVDLELLRQRLEREVPKEIDHEKSWERSGSKGLRYRVERGPIEVGFREGKLHVGAELRYRARACVGVGRWCQKVASCGYGKDGMRRAELTLSTPLSISPNWNLQTKTEASHRFVDPCKITFLRVDIRKQLDRTLEKKLPEVTKALDAELAKRAKVRERAQEAWEKVQRPIELHDGTWLVLAPEAVRLTPARGKGRHVRFSLGMTAKPRLVGGTRPEVEQRPLPALQRVAEGEGFSIFVQAQLPYDEATRHLREQVVGKHIDAGGHRTVIHDVEVFGSADGVRLRLDVEAKRGFFRKVRGTVDVVARPTWDPETGTLALEHLDYTLATQDAMAQAAEYLLHPDILEALRAEARWKLGDRIEDARAIATRELVREIAPGVQLRGQLDRLEPLSVVAAADGLVASVAAVGSAGLSFGPAS; encoded by the coding sequence ATGCGGCGGAGCGTTTGGAACATCGGAGCCCTGGCGCTCGCCCTGCTCTTCGCCGCGGGCTGCACGCAGTCCGTCCCTCCGCCCCCGTCCCCTCCCCCGCCCTCCACCACGGCGCCGCCGGCGCTTCCCGTCTCGCTGGTGGACGTGCCCATCGACGTCGACCTCGAGCTCCTTCGCCAGCGCCTCGAGCGCGAAGTGCCGAAGGAGATCGACCACGAGAAGAGCTGGGAGCGCAGCGGCAGCAAGGGGCTGCGCTACCGGGTCGAGCGCGGGCCGATCGAGGTGGGCTTCCGGGAGGGCAAGCTCCACGTCGGCGCCGAGCTCCGCTACCGGGCCAGGGCCTGCGTCGGCGTGGGCCGCTGGTGCCAGAAGGTCGCCTCCTGCGGCTACGGCAAGGACGGCATGCGCCGGGCCGAGCTCACCCTCTCCACGCCGCTCTCGATCAGCCCGAACTGGAACCTGCAGACGAAGACCGAGGCGAGCCACCGCTTCGTCGATCCCTGCAAGATCACCTTCCTGCGCGTGGACATCCGCAAGCAGCTCGACCGCACCCTCGAGAAGAAGCTGCCCGAGGTGACGAAGGCGCTGGATGCCGAGCTCGCCAAACGGGCGAAGGTGCGCGAGCGTGCCCAGGAAGCGTGGGAGAAAGTGCAGCGGCCGATCGAGCTGCACGACGGGACGTGGCTCGTGCTCGCGCCAGAGGCGGTGCGGCTCACGCCGGCCCGGGGCAAGGGCCGGCACGTGCGCTTCTCGCTCGGCATGACCGCGAAGCCGCGCCTCGTCGGTGGCACGCGCCCGGAGGTGGAGCAGCGCCCCCTGCCCGCCCTGCAGCGCGTGGCGGAGGGCGAGGGCTTCTCGATTTTCGTCCAGGCGCAGCTTCCCTACGACGAGGCGACGCGGCACCTGCGGGAGCAGGTCGTGGGCAAGCACATCGACGCTGGCGGCCACCGGACCGTGATCCACGACGTGGAGGTCTTCGGCAGCGCCGACGGGGTGCGGCTCCGCCTCGACGTCGAGGCGAAGCGCGGCTTCTTCCGCAAGGTCCGCGGCACCGTCGACGTGGTGGCGCGGCCCACGTGGGATCCGGAGACCGGCACGCTGGCGCTGGAGCACCTCGACTACACCCTCGCCACCCAGGACGCGATGGCCCAGGCAGCGGAGTACCTCCTCCACCCCGACATCCTCGAGGCGCTGCGCGCCGAGGCGCGGTGGAAGCTCGGCGACAGGATCGAGGACGCGCGGGCGATCGCCACCAGGGAGCTGGTGCGGGAGATCGCACCCGGCGTGCAGCTGCGGGGGCAGCTCGATCGGCTGGAGCCGCTCTCGGTGGTGGCTGCTGCCGACGGCCTCGTGGCCAGCGTCGCCGCGGTGGGCTCCGCCGGGCTGTCCTTCGGGCCCGCCTCTTAG
- a CDS encoding MOSC domain-containing protein: MIGVLERLWRYPVKSMQGECVERLPIDGRGAVGDRLHAVRDEAGKFGSGKDTRRFRRIDGLFRFRARYEGEVPVVGFPDGRLVAGDDPRIHEALSRELGLPVTLAREEAVSHLDAGPLHLVTTSGLEALGLEGRDEQRFRPNLVVRSAGAGFVEEGWIGRRIRVGEEVVVEIAGRTERCVMVGFPQAELPAAPGLLRKLAAAREACFGVYARVVVPGVVRVGDRLRFAEAGDGGREAV; the protein is encoded by the coding sequence ATGATCGGCGTGCTCGAGAGGCTCTGGCGCTATCCGGTGAAGTCCATGCAGGGCGAGTGCGTGGAGCGCCTGCCGATCGATGGCCGCGGCGCCGTCGGTGACCGGCTCCACGCGGTGCGGGACGAGGCGGGCAAATTCGGCAGCGGCAAGGACACGCGGCGCTTCCGGCGCATCGATGGGCTCTTCCGCTTCCGCGCCCGCTACGAGGGCGAGGTTCCCGTCGTCGGCTTCCCCGACGGGCGCCTCGTCGCCGGTGACGATCCCCGCATCCACGAGGCGCTCTCCCGGGAGCTCGGGCTGCCGGTGACGCTGGCCAGGGAGGAGGCGGTCTCGCACCTCGACGCGGGTCCGCTCCACCTGGTGACGACCTCGGGCCTCGAGGCCCTCGGACTCGAGGGCCGGGACGAGCAGCGCTTCCGGCCCAACCTGGTGGTGCGGAGTGCGGGCGCGGGGTTCGTGGAGGAGGGGTGGATCGGCAGGCGGATCCGGGTGGGCGAGGAGGTGGTCGTGGAGATCGCCGGAAGGACCGAGCGCTGCGTGATGGTGGGGTTTCCCCAGGCGGAGCTGCCGGCTGCGCCCGGGCTGCTGCGCAAGCTCGCCGCGGCGCGGGAGGCGTGTTTCGGCGTCTATGCCCGGGTGGTCGTGCCGGGGGTGGTGCGGGTCGGGGATCGGCTGCGTTTCGCCGAGGCGGGGGACGGCGGGAGGGAGGCGGTATGA
- a CDS encoding DUF1349 domain-containing protein, with protein MQPLHEEFRGPALHPALRWRAPPAAFRLENGRLVVEPDEKTDYWQQTHYGFRVDNGPFLHLQAQGDLVLTTRVRSLPVHRYDQAGLLVRFSPTCWLKTSVEFIPGGPNRLGAVVTNHGFSDWSTQPFGDGPSDLYLRIRRESGDYLVEWLAAATEESLDPAALRAQPWTQLRMAHLAEDEGDPSFTCGLYACSPQGRGYRALFDFLLVEPGRL; from the coding sequence ATGCAGCCACTCCACGAAGAGTTCCGGGGCCCGGCGCTCCATCCAGCGCTTCGTTGGCGCGCTCCGCCGGCGGCCTTTCGCCTCGAGAACGGGCGCCTCGTCGTCGAGCCGGACGAGAAGACCGACTACTGGCAGCAGACCCACTACGGCTTCCGCGTGGACAACGGTCCCTTCCTCCACCTGCAGGCGCAGGGCGATCTCGTCCTCACCACCCGGGTCCGCTCCCTGCCGGTGCACCGCTACGACCAGGCGGGGCTCCTCGTCCGCTTCTCCCCGACCTGCTGGCTCAAGACCTCGGTGGAGTTCATCCCGGGCGGGCCCAACCGGCTCGGCGCGGTGGTGACCAACCACGGCTTCTCCGACTGGTCGACCCAGCCCTTCGGCGACGGCCCGAGCGATCTCTACCTCCGCATCCGCCGCGAATCCGGCGACTACCTGGTGGAGTGGCTCGCCGCAGCGACGGAGGAATCGCTCGATCCGGCAGCGCTGCGGGCGCAGCCCTGGACGCAGCTGCGGATGGCCCACCTCGCGGAGGACGAGGGTGATCCCTCCTTCACCTGCGGCCTCTACGCCTGCAGCCCGCAGGGGCGCGGCTACCGGGCGCTCTTCGACTTCCTCCTCGTCGAGCCGGGGCGGCTGTGA
- a CDS encoding TolC family protein codes for MKALLLPALLLLPGAAQAIELREAIETALRNDPELRALDEEAAAAGQARNAAERLLARNPVLILEGGAAVGETDSGFEYAVALEQPLELAGQQGARRDAAMAAADRARLLREARRNVLAAEVRSAFARVLAARERKRVAEQSADLAGLGAEAAEQRYEAGKGARITRNAALVERGRAARELATAVVELDQALAAFRALLGPTAEANVLPEGELVRASFPVEAQPERLLAAEQGSRPDLAAAHVARREAEAQKELAAAAAVPDLVVGGFFERELDTDRYFATVSIPLPLFDRNDAARAEARTELARARAALTTTERTVDAEMRAAAARLEAAGVAAAAWEAQVLEALDENVALVTEAFRNGDVDYVGYLIARREAIEGRLAWIDTLEELALAQAAYDRAIGRAAPR; via the coding sequence ATGAAGGCGCTCCTGCTCCCCGCGCTCCTGCTCCTGCCCGGCGCTGCACAGGCTATCGAACTGCGCGAGGCGATCGAGACCGCGCTCCGCAACGATCCGGAGCTGCGCGCGCTCGACGAGGAAGCGGCTGCCGCAGGGCAGGCCCGGAACGCCGCGGAGCGGCTCCTCGCGCGAAACCCCGTGCTGATCCTCGAGGGGGGCGCCGCCGTGGGCGAGACCGACAGCGGCTTCGAATACGCGGTGGCGCTCGAGCAGCCCCTCGAGCTCGCGGGGCAGCAGGGGGCGCGGCGCGACGCAGCGATGGCTGCGGCGGACCGGGCCCGGCTGCTGCGCGAGGCCCGGCGCAACGTGCTCGCCGCGGAGGTTCGCAGCGCCTTTGCCCGGGTGCTCGCCGCCCGGGAGCGCAAGCGCGTCGCCGAGCAGTCGGCGGATCTCGCCGGGCTGGGAGCGGAGGCGGCGGAGCAGCGCTACGAGGCGGGAAAGGGCGCGCGGATCACCCGAAACGCCGCGCTGGTCGAGCGGGGACGGGCAGCGCGGGAGCTGGCGACGGCCGTGGTGGAGCTCGACCAGGCGCTCGCCGCCTTCCGCGCGCTCCTCGGGCCAACCGCCGAGGCGAACGTCCTCCCAGAAGGCGAGCTGGTTCGCGCCAGCTTCCCGGTAGAGGCGCAGCCCGAACGCCTGCTCGCCGCGGAACAGGGCAGCAGGCCGGATCTCGCTGCCGCCCACGTGGCGCGGCGCGAGGCCGAGGCGCAGAAGGAGCTTGCCGCCGCAGCAGCAGTCCCCGATCTCGTCGTGGGCGGCTTCTTCGAGCGGGAGCTCGATACCGATCGCTACTTCGCCACCGTCTCCATCCCGCTCCCGCTCTTCGACCGCAACGACGCGGCGCGGGCGGAGGCGCGAACCGAGCTCGCCAGGGCCCGCGCCGCGCTCACCACGACGGAGCGCACGGTCGACGCCGAGATGCGCGCTGCTGCAGCCAGGCTCGAGGCCGCTGGGGTCGCCGCTGCGGCCTGGGAGGCGCAGGTCCTCGAGGCGCTCGACGAGAACGTGGCGCTGGTGACGGAGGCGTTCCGCAACGGCGACGTCGACTACGTGGGCTACCTCATCGCGCGCCGGGAGGCGATCGAGGGGCGGCTGGCCTGGATCGACACGCTGGAGGAGCTGGCGCTGGCGCAGGCAGCCTACGACCGGGCGATCGGGCGGGCTGCGCCGCGGTAG
- a CDS encoding efflux RND transporter permease subunit, with protein MLTRIIELSLRHRGVVIGAWLLVAIAGLFSFASLPKDAFPDTTPTQVQVHVVAETLSPVEVERQVTFALEQALTNLPGVTDVRSLSKFGFAQITLQFEEGVDVYFARQQVSERLATVELPAGIPRPSLGPVATGLGEVFHYLVEADGKSLEELRTIHDWVIAPQLRTVPGVAEVTAWGGAEKQWHVVVDPRRLQQFDLSFGDLYEALERNNTNVGGGVVEKGGAARLVLGVGRLPDGESLAEVTIAARGGVPVRVGDVARVEVGRELRRGAVTADGEGEVVLGLAFSRLGENAYDVTEALAARLAEIRKQLPDGVTVEAVYERTELVDEVIATVRRNLLEGALLVVAVLFAFLGNFRAGLIVAAAIPLSLLFAGNLMAQFGIAATLMSLGAIDFGLLVDSSVILVENAERRLALDGGRRSVIEVVRDATVEVRKPSLFGELIILVVYLPLLALEGVEGRLFRPMALTVMAAIAGSILLSMTLVPALASFGLGKSRPRHGSRLLGWLLRVYRPVVDFAIRYPRRVVGGAVALLLGAALVAPSLGTEFVPRLSEGSIVINTIRLAEISLEESVRYGQRIETVLLQRFPDEVERVWTRTGTAEVATDPMGVELSDVFVQLTPRDRWKRAATQGELVAEMEAELADLPGMNMAFLQPIELRTNEMIAGSRSDLAIEVYGDDLDLVAAKAREIEALLRTVDGAADVSVEQRTGQPVVEVAVDRAAAARFGIPAAEILDVVAAVGTRKAGEIIEGERRFPVAVRLDEPWRSAPERLGEVLVAAPGGERVPLSQLTRLRTTTGPSTVQRSFGKRRVVVDVNLRGRDLGSFVAEVRRRIDGGIDLPAGSWVRFAGQFAHLERARSRLLTVVPLALALIASLLWLTYRRWVDCVRIFSGVPFAWVGGIAALWARGLPISIAAAVGFVILSGVAVLDDMVLVSRMRQLLREGHEAHDAIREAALSRLRPVLITSAVAILGFLPMATSQGIGAEVQRPLATVVIGGILSATLLTLVVLPALSVLFAPKAAPDPSALGGAA; from the coding sequence ATGCTCACCCGCATCATCGAGCTCTCGCTCCGCCACCGCGGCGTGGTCATCGGTGCGTGGCTCCTCGTCGCCATCGCCGGCCTCTTCTCCTTCGCCTCGCTGCCGAAGGACGCCTTCCCCGACACCACGCCGACGCAGGTGCAGGTCCACGTCGTCGCCGAGACGCTCTCGCCGGTGGAGGTGGAGCGCCAGGTGACCTTCGCCCTGGAGCAGGCCCTCACCAACCTGCCCGGCGTCACCGACGTCCGCTCCCTCTCGAAGTTCGGCTTCGCCCAGATCACCCTCCAATTCGAGGAGGGCGTCGACGTCTACTTCGCGCGGCAGCAGGTCTCCGAGCGCCTCGCCACGGTGGAGCTCCCCGCCGGGATCCCACGCCCCTCCCTCGGCCCCGTGGCCACCGGCCTCGGCGAAGTCTTCCATTACCTCGTCGAAGCGGACGGCAAGAGCCTCGAGGAGCTGCGCACGATCCACGACTGGGTCATCGCGCCGCAGCTGCGCACGGTGCCGGGCGTCGCCGAGGTGACCGCCTGGGGCGGCGCCGAGAAGCAGTGGCACGTGGTGGTCGATCCGCGCCGGCTCCAGCAGTTCGACCTCTCCTTCGGCGATCTCTACGAGGCGCTGGAGCGCAACAACACCAACGTCGGCGGCGGCGTGGTGGAGAAGGGCGGCGCCGCCAGGCTGGTGCTCGGCGTCGGTAGGCTCCCCGACGGCGAATCGCTCGCAGAGGTGACCATCGCCGCCCGTGGCGGCGTGCCGGTGCGCGTCGGCGACGTCGCCAGGGTGGAGGTGGGCCGGGAACTCCGCCGCGGCGCCGTCACCGCCGACGGCGAGGGGGAGGTGGTCCTCGGCCTCGCCTTCTCGCGCCTCGGCGAGAACGCCTACGACGTGACCGAGGCCCTCGCCGCGCGCCTCGCCGAGATCCGGAAGCAGCTGCCCGACGGCGTGACGGTGGAGGCGGTCTACGAGCGCACCGAGCTCGTGGACGAGGTGATCGCCACGGTGCGCCGCAATCTCCTCGAGGGCGCGCTCCTCGTGGTGGCGGTGCTCTTCGCCTTCCTCGGCAACTTCCGGGCGGGGCTGATCGTCGCCGCGGCGATCCCGCTCTCGCTCCTCTTCGCCGGCAACCTGATGGCGCAGTTCGGGATCGCAGCGACCCTGATGTCCCTGGGCGCCATCGACTTCGGGCTCCTCGTCGATTCGAGCGTGATCCTCGTGGAGAACGCCGAGCGCCGCCTTGCCCTCGACGGCGGCAGGCGCAGCGTGATCGAGGTGGTCCGCGATGCCACGGTCGAGGTGCGCAAGCCCTCGCTCTTCGGCGAGCTGATCATCCTCGTGGTCTACCTCCCGCTCCTCGCCCTCGAAGGTGTGGAGGGCAGGCTCTTCCGCCCCATGGCCCTCACGGTGATGGCGGCGATCGCCGGCTCGATCCTCCTCTCGATGACGCTGGTGCCGGCGCTCGCCTCCTTCGGCCTCGGCAAGTCCCGCCCCCGCCACGGCTCCCGCCTCCTCGGCTGGCTCCTGCGCGTCTACCGGCCCGTCGTCGACTTCGCCATCCGCTACCCGCGCCGGGTGGTCGGCGGCGCCGTCGCCCTGCTGCTGGGAGCGGCGCTGGTGGCGCCGAGCCTGGGCACCGAGTTCGTGCCGCGGCTCTCGGAGGGCTCGATCGTGATCAACACCATCCGCCTCGCCGAGATCTCCCTGGAGGAGTCGGTGCGCTACGGGCAGCGGATCGAGACGGTGCTGCTGCAGCGCTTTCCGGACGAGGTGGAGCGGGTCTGGACCCGCACCGGTACGGCGGAGGTGGCCACCGATCCGATGGGCGTGGAGCTCTCGGACGTCTTCGTGCAGCTCACGCCCCGCGACCGCTGGAAGCGGGCGGCGACGCAAGGCGAGCTGGTCGCCGAGATGGAGGCGGAGCTCGCGGATCTGCCCGGCATGAACATGGCCTTCCTCCAGCCGATCGAGCTGCGCACCAACGAGATGATCGCCGGCTCCCGCTCGGACCTCGCCATCGAGGTCTACGGCGACGACCTCGATCTCGTCGCGGCAAAGGCCCGGGAGATCGAGGCCCTGCTCCGCACGGTGGACGGCGCCGCCGACGTGTCGGTGGAGCAGCGCACCGGCCAGCCGGTGGTGGAGGTGGCGGTGGATCGGGCGGCGGCTGCGCGCTTCGGCATCCCCGCCGCCGAGATCCTCGACGTGGTCGCCGCGGTGGGCACCCGCAAGGCGGGCGAGATCATCGAGGGCGAGCGCCGCTTTCCGGTGGCGGTGCGGCTCGACGAGCCCTGGCGCTCCGCGCCCGAGCGCCTCGGCGAGGTGCTGGTGGCGGCGCCGGGTGGGGAGCGGGTGCCGCTCTCGCAGCTCACGCGGCTCCGGACCACCACCGGACCGAGCACGGTGCAGCGCTCCTTCGGCAAGCGCCGCGTGGTGGTGGACGTCAACCTCCGCGGCAGGGACCTGGGCTCCTTCGTCGCCGAGGTGCGGCGCCGCATCGACGGCGGGATCGATCTTCCCGCCGGCAGCTGGGTCCGCTTCGCCGGCCAGTTCGCGCATCTCGAGCGGGCGCGCAGCAGGCTCCTCACCGTGGTGCCGCTGGCCCTCGCCCTGATCGCCTCGCTCCTCTGGCTCACCTACCGGCGCTGGGTCGACTGCGTCCGCATCTTCAGCGGCGTCCCCTTCGCCTGGGTCGGCGGCATCGCCGCGCTCTGGGCCCGCGGCCTGCCGATCTCCATCGCCGCGGCGGTGGGCTTCGTCATCCTCTCGGGCGTCGCGGTCCTCGACGACATGGTCCTCGTCTCCCGGATGCGGCAGCTGCTCCGCGAGGGGCACGAGGCCCACGACGCGATCCGCGAGGCGGCGCTCTCGCGCCTGCGCCCGGTGTTGATCACCTCGGCGGTGGCGATCCTCGGCTTCCTCCCCATGGCCACGAGCCAGGGGATCGGCGCCGAGGTGCAGCGACCGTTGGCTACCGTGGTCATCGGCGGCATCCTCTCGGCCACGCTGCTCACCCTCGTGGTATTGCCTGCGCTCTCGGTGCTCTTCGCGCCGAAGGCCGCACCCGATCCCTCGGCCCTCGGAGGTGCTGCATGA
- a CDS encoding efflux RND transporter periplasmic adaptor subunit, producing MRSALLVALAPLLFSACSGGPDSPASNVASAPAPAGLCEHEVPAAICTQCNPEMAPVFKAKGDWCDEHGVPESHCFRCNPALTFSEAPKDWCKEHGLPESKCTKCNPSLVAGYIEAGDYCREHGYPESACPICKGTSIFPPDGMRVRLASADTAGEVGIETVVAARRAFGRSLEVVGSLEFDPNRSADLAALDTSVVRSVHADVGDRVEANAPLVTLASAGVGARRAELRAAEVAASTAESRLARERRLFENGLAARAEVEVAEREAAAARANLRTARAGLDAAGASAGSSGGTYVLRAPFAGTLIERNATVGRSAEAGEVLVRLADPKAIRARLDLPEAHAASVRVGQPVTLELPGGATRSAQIDAVGAAVDPRTRTVPARVHLDAAGGALKGGTFLRARIAVGEAAPTVVIPQRAVQQVEGKAIVFVAEGQEGSYRPVAVELGAALGDEVAVRAGLQGGERVVTTGAFLLSTETRKDAIGAGCCEVE from the coding sequence ATGCGCAGCGCCTTGCTCGTCGCACTCGCGCCCCTGCTGTTCTCCGCCTGCTCCGGCGGGCCAGACAGCCCGGCATCGAACGTCGCCTCGGCCCCCGCTCCTGCGGGGCTCTGCGAACACGAGGTGCCCGCCGCGATCTGCACGCAGTGCAATCCGGAGATGGCGCCCGTCTTCAAGGCGAAGGGCGATTGGTGCGACGAGCACGGCGTCCCGGAGAGCCACTGCTTCCGCTGCAATCCGGCGCTCACCTTCAGCGAGGCGCCGAAGGATTGGTGCAAGGAGCACGGCCTCCCCGAGTCGAAGTGCACCAAATGCAATCCCTCCCTCGTCGCCGGCTACATCGAGGCCGGTGACTACTGCCGCGAGCACGGCTACCCGGAGTCCGCCTGCCCGATCTGCAAGGGCACCTCCATCTTCCCGCCCGACGGCATGCGCGTGCGCCTCGCCTCCGCCGACACGGCGGGCGAGGTCGGCATCGAGACGGTGGTCGCAGCGCGGCGGGCCTTCGGCCGCTCGCTCGAGGTGGTGGGCTCCCTCGAATTCGACCCCAACCGCAGCGCCGATCTCGCCGCCCTCGACACCTCGGTCGTCCGCTCCGTGCACGCCGACGTCGGCGACCGGGTCGAGGCGAACGCCCCCCTGGTCACCCTCGCCTCCGCCGGCGTCGGCGCCCGCCGCGCCGAGCTCCGCGCCGCCGAGGTTGCCGCCAGCACCGCCGAGAGCCGCCTCGCCCGGGAGCGCCGCCTCTTCGAGAACGGGCTCGCCGCCCGCGCCGAGGTGGAGGTAGCCGAACGCGAGGCCGCAGCAGCGCGGGCCAATTTGCGCACCGCCCGCGCCGGCCTCGACGCCGCAGGCGCCAGCGCGGGCAGCAGCGGCGGCACCTACGTGCTCCGCGCCCCCTTCGCCGGCACGCTGATCGAGCGCAACGCCACCGTGGGCCGCAGCGCCGAGGCAGGCGAAGTCCTGGTCCGCCTCGCCGACCCGAAGGCGATCCGTGCCCGCCTCGATCTCCCCGAGGCCCACGCCGCCAGCGTCCGCGTCGGCCAGCCGGTCACCCTCGAGCTCCCCGGCGGCGCCACCCGCAGCGCGCAGATCGACGCGGTGGGCGCAGCGGTCGATCCGCGCACCCGCACCGTTCCCGCCAGGGTCCACCTCGACGCTGCTGGAGGCGCCCTCAAGGGCGGCACCTTCCTCCGCGCCCGGATCGCCGTCGGCGAGGCGGCGCCAACCGTGGTGATCCCGCAGCGCGCGGTGCAGCAGGTCGAGGGCAAGGCGATCGTCTTCGTCGCGGAGGGGCAGGAGGGCAGCTACCGCCCGGTGGCGGTGGAGCTCGGCGCCGCCCTCGGCGACGAGGTCGCGGTCCGCGCCGGCCTGCAGGGCGGCGAGCGCGTGGTCACCACGGGCGCCTTCCTCCTCTCCACCGAGACGCGCAAGGACGCCATCGGGGCCGGCTGCTGCGAGGTGGAGTGA
- a CDS encoding TlpA family protein disulfide reductase, translated as MKRRLVLLLAATLLACESCKAEGTEPFVRVRGEAPAALQQDGAVLVSFWGSWCPPCVEETEGLAALAADPPGDLRVIVVAVNEEADAARRAFPGVQVIPDPRGTLAGESRADQLPVALLVHGGETIARFDGKRDWNGAAARSTLERLLGIE; from the coding sequence GTGAAGCGCCGCCTCGTCCTGCTCCTCGCCGCAACGCTCCTCGCCTGCGAGTCCTGCAAGGCGGAAGGAACCGAGCCCTTCGTGCGCGTCCGCGGCGAGGCTCCCGCGGCGCTCCAGCAGGACGGCGCCGTGTTGGTGAGCTTCTGGGGATCCTGGTGCCCGCCCTGCGTAGAGGAGACCGAGGGCCTCGCCGCCCTTGCCGCGGATCCGCCGGGGGACCTGCGCGTGATCGTGGTCGCGGTGAACGAGGAGGCGGACGCAGCCCGCCGGGCCTTTCCCGGCGTGCAGGTGATCCCCGATCCCCGAGGCACGCTCGCCGGGGAGAGCCGCGCCGACCAGCTCCCCGTGGCCCTGCTCGTCCACGGCGGGGAGACGATCGCCCGCTTCGACGGCAAGCGTGACTGGAACGGCGCCGCTGCACGCAGCACCCTCGAGCGGCTCCTCGGCATAGAGTGA
- a CDS encoding glycoside hydrolase family 15 protein, whose translation MSNLPIADYALLSDCHSAALVSRHGSVDWLCFPRFDSPASFARILDEDGGHFSIRARGETAVSRRYLDKTLLLETTFRTTSGKAVLVDGLVVGRNERGHELGAEAPHALLRHLRCTEGTVEVELTYAPRPEYGLIEPLLVPMEGGIRGRGGAHMLFLTSPVPIEITDHSTGSARFTLRTGESVCFALEHRTADQQPASAWSQKAIEQRLDDTAEAWRTWSDLHQAYEGPWRELVEQSAVVLQGLTYFPTGAICAAATTSLPETEGGSRNWDYRFTWVRDASLTLHALWVAACPDEAHKFFDFLAGAALTKVRQGADLQIMFGIRGEHDLSERELKHLRGWRGSRPVRIGNGAWTQRQLDVYGELLAAVEQLRESLGALDPYTRRFLVAVADNAAARWRENDQGIWEVRGPPQHYLHSKLMCWVALDRALRMADELDAPHRIEAWTREREAIRAAILARGWSEKAQAFTRTFDSEDLDASNLVIPIVGFLPPDDPRVLATIDATVRRLTDEHGLVYRYRTADGLPGEEGTFLLCTFWLAEAQALAGRLAEATATFSRAASYANDLGLLAEEVAPRSRELLGNFPQAFSHVGLINAAWAIFQGLEAQRARRPGERLEPPAGRAGT comes from the coding sequence ATGAGCAACCTGCCGATCGCCGACTACGCGCTCCTCTCCGATTGCCATTCCGCGGCCCTGGTGAGCCGCCACGGCTCCGTCGACTGGCTCTGCTTCCCGCGCTTCGACTCGCCGGCGTCGTTCGCACGGATCCTCGACGAGGACGGAGGACACTTCTCCATCCGCGCCCGGGGCGAGACAGCGGTCTCCCGCCGCTACCTCGACAAGACGCTCCTCCTCGAGACGACCTTCCGCACCACCTCCGGCAAGGCGGTGCTCGTCGACGGCCTCGTCGTCGGCCGCAACGAGCGCGGGCACGAGCTCGGCGCCGAGGCCCCCCATGCGCTCCTCCGCCACCTGCGCTGCACCGAGGGCACGGTGGAGGTGGAGCTCACCTACGCGCCCCGCCCCGAGTACGGCCTGATCGAGCCGCTGCTCGTGCCCATGGAAGGCGGCATCCGCGGCCGCGGTGGCGCCCACATGCTCTTCCTCACCTCACCGGTGCCGATCGAGATAACCGATCACAGTACCGGCAGCGCCCGCTTCACCCTGCGCACCGGCGAGTCGGTCTGCTTCGCCCTCGAGCACCGCACCGCCGATCAGCAGCCGGCCAGCGCCTGGAGCCAAAAGGCGATCGAACAGCGCCTCGACGACACCGCCGAGGCGTGGCGCACCTGGTCGGATCTCCACCAGGCCTACGAGGGTCCCTGGCGCGAGCTGGTGGAGCAGAGCGCGGTGGTGCTGCAGGGGCTCACCTACTTTCCGACCGGCGCGATCTGCGCCGCAGCCACCACCTCGCTGCCCGAAACCGAAGGCGGCAGCCGCAACTGGGACTACCGCTTCACCTGGGTGCGCGACGCCTCGCTCACGCTCCATGCGCTCTGGGTCGCCGCCTGCCCCGACGAGGCGCACAAATTCTTCGACTTCCTCGCAGGCGCGGCGCTCACGAAGGTGCGGCAGGGGGCCGATCTGCAGATCATGTTCGGGATCCGCGGCGAGCACGACCTCTCCGAACGCGAGCTGAAGCACCTGCGCGGATGGCGTGGCAGCAGGCCGGTGCGCATCGGCAATGGCGCCTGGACGCAGCGGCAGCTCGACGTCTACGGTGAGCTCCTCGCCGCCGTCGAGCAGCTCCGCGAGTCGCTCGGCGCACTCGACCCCTACACCCGCCGTTTTCTCGTCGCCGTGGCCGACAACGCCGCCGCCCGCTGGCGCGAGAACGACCAGGGGATCTGGGAAGTGCGCGGTCCGCCGCAGCACTACCTCCACTCCAAGCTGATGTGCTGGGTGGCCCTCGACCGCGCTCTCCGCATGGCGGACGAACTCGACGCACCGCACCGGATCGAGGCGTGGACGAGGGAGCGAGAAGCCATCCGGGCCGCCATTCTCGCGCGTGGTTGGAGCGAGAAGGCGCAGGCCTTCACGCGAACCTTCGACAGCGAAGACCTCGACGCCTCCAACCTGGTCATCCCGATCGTGGGCTTCCTGCCGCCGGACGACCCGCGGGTCCTCGCCACCATCGACGCCACCGTCCGCCGCCTCACCGACGAGCACGGCCTCGTCTACCGCTATCGCACCGCGGACGGTCTGCCGGGCGAGGAGGGCACCTTCCTCCTCTGCACCTTCTGGCTGGCGGAGGCGCAGGCCCTTGCAGGCAGGCTCGCCGAGGCGACGGCCACCTTCTCCCGGGCGGCCTCCTACGCCAACGACCTCGGGCTTCTCGCGGAGGAGGTCGCCCCTCGGAGCCGTGAGCTCCTCGGCAACTTCCCCCAGGCGTTCAGCCACGTGGGCCTGATCAACGCCGCCTGGGCGATCTTCCAGGGGCTCGAAGCCCAGCGTGCCCGGCGGCCTGGCGAGCGGCTCGAGCCGCCGGCTGGTCGAGCCGGAACGTAG